A window of Fimbriimonadaceae bacterium contains these coding sequences:
- a CDS encoding ABC transporter ATP-binding protein — protein MIRPAVEMRGISKRFGSVQALSEVSISVASGGIHAIVGENGAGKTTLMRALYGSLKPDAGTILLDGKEVEFRRSSDAIAAGIGMVSQHYSIIPELTCLQNLMLGAEPSQFIDLREAGRRAQELATRMGFAFDWEAPARGLSPGAAQKLEILKLLWRRSRIMILDEPTAMLSPADGEALFESLGRLAAEGATLILVTHRLPEVMDHCADVTVLRGGRKVGESRVADTSSAELAEWIVGHSLEPVGEHPAPARGEVTLRVEGLVVRGARGDEALKEVGFELREGELVGIAGVDGSGQRELVHALAGVVPSVAGTMELQGQPLGTLSTADRIARGVRLIPEDRHEEGVIEEWSLEENAALGLQRLPPLTRGMRIDRAERHALAVRVAERFGTRHGGFQQPISSLSGGNQQRFVAARALALDPRLILAFQPARGLDIDGTRQVYEALRGQCRAGAAALVVSFDLDELLEHCDRILVMNAGRLVEPPSGFAKDRATIGRLMVGAA, from the coding sequence GTGATTCGACCCGCAGTCGAGATGCGCGGCATCTCGAAGCGCTTCGGATCGGTGCAAGCCTTGTCCGAGGTCTCGATCTCGGTGGCCTCCGGAGGCATCCACGCGATCGTGGGCGAGAACGGAGCGGGCAAGACCACCCTGATGCGGGCCCTCTACGGCTCCTTGAAGCCGGATGCCGGGACGATCCTCCTTGACGGGAAGGAGGTGGAGTTCCGCCGCTCCTCCGATGCCATCGCCGCGGGGATCGGTATGGTCAGCCAGCACTACAGCATCATTCCGGAACTCACTTGCCTTCAAAACCTGATGCTGGGCGCCGAGCCTTCCCAATTCATCGACCTTCGCGAAGCGGGCAGGCGCGCCCAGGAACTGGCCACGCGGATGGGGTTCGCGTTCGATTGGGAGGCGCCCGCGCGGGGCCTGAGCCCGGGAGCCGCGCAAAAGCTCGAGATCTTGAAGCTCCTTTGGAGGCGCTCCCGCATCATGATCCTCGACGAACCCACCGCGATGCTTTCACCCGCCGACGGGGAGGCCCTCTTCGAGAGCCTTGGGCGACTTGCCGCCGAAGGGGCGACCCTGATACTGGTCACCCATCGTCTGCCCGAAGTGATGGACCATTGCGCCGACGTCACGGTGCTGCGAGGCGGACGGAAGGTGGGGGAGAGCCGGGTTGCGGACACGAGTTCCGCCGAGTTGGCCGAATGGATCGTGGGCCACTCCCTCGAGCCTGTTGGCGAGCATCCGGCGCCGGCCCGAGGCGAAGTGACCTTGCGCGTCGAGGGCCTCGTCGTCCGTGGCGCGCGTGGCGACGAAGCGCTGAAGGAAGTGGGTTTCGAGCTTCGCGAAGGGGAGCTGGTCGGCATCGCGGGTGTCGACGGGTCGGGCCAGCGCGAGCTGGTTCACGCTCTGGCCGGGGTGGTGCCGTCCGTGGCTGGCACCATGGAATTGCAAGGGCAGCCCCTGGGGACGCTGAGCACCGCAGACCGCATCGCCCGCGGAGTTAGGTTGATTCCCGAAGATCGGCACGAGGAGGGGGTGATCGAGGAGTGGTCGCTCGAAGAGAACGCGGCCCTCGGGTTGCAGCGGCTGCCGCCTTTGACCCGTGGGATGCGCATCGACCGGGCTGAGCGCCACGCGCTGGCCGTACGGGTGGCAGAGCGGTTTGGAACCCGGCATGGAGGGTTTCAGCAGCCGATTTCCAGCTTGTCGGGCGGTAACCAGCAGCGCTTTGTGGCCGCCCGGGCCCTCGCGCTGGATCCCCGGCTGATCCTCGCGTTCCAACCCGCGCGCGGACTGGACATCGATGGCACGCGCCAGGTGTACGAAGCCCTTCGGGGTCAGTGCCGTGCGGGGGCGGCCGCGCTGGTGGTGAGCTTCGACCTTGACGAACTGCTCGAACACTGCGACCGGATTCTGGTGATGAACGCGGGGCGACTGGTGGAGCCCCCGTCGGGCTTTGCCAAAGACCGCGCGACGATCGGTCGCCTGATGGTGGGAGCGGCGTGA
- a CDS encoding NAD(P)-dependent oxidoreductase: MSRVGFVGLGVMGGPMASHVLSGGFELAVWNRTPEKTEALARRRVEVAPDLESLGASCDRVFLCVTRTEDVRECLAALTRRARPGTLFVDHSTISPTAAIEIHGELGAEGFAFVDAPITGGSAGAQRGSLTIFCGGSEANVRAAMPVLNTYARRAERVGGPGAGQMMKMANQIAVGGALLGLCESLSFAAKAGLDLKQAHELIGSGAAGSWAFENYGPMILAEDWRPGFSVANQLKDFGYVREAAQAIDAATPGTATVDRLLKRLADEGHGDWTTAGLFDAMRRMGFDE; the protein is encoded by the coding sequence GTGAGTCGAGTCGGATTTGTGGGTTTGGGAGTGATGGGAGGGCCGATGGCATCCCATGTGTTGTCGGGTGGTTTCGAACTGGCCGTGTGGAACCGAACGCCCGAAAAGACCGAGGCGCTCGCCCGGCGGCGCGTCGAAGTCGCGCCGGACCTCGAGTCGCTCGGGGCTTCGTGCGACCGGGTCTTCCTGTGTGTGACTCGGACCGAAGACGTCCGCGAGTGCCTCGCGGCCCTCACGCGCCGTGCCCGGCCCGGCACGTTGTTTGTGGACCACTCGACGATTTCGCCCACTGCCGCGATTGAAATCCACGGCGAACTCGGTGCCGAGGGCTTCGCGTTTGTCGACGCGCCGATCACCGGAGGCAGCGCAGGGGCTCAGCGCGGCTCCCTCACGATCTTCTGCGGGGGCAGTGAAGCCAACGTCCGCGCAGCCATGCCCGTGCTGAACACCTACGCCAGGCGGGCCGAGCGCGTGGGAGGGCCCGGCGCGGGCCAGATGATGAAGATGGCCAACCAGATCGCCGTAGGAGGAGCGTTGCTCGGACTTTGCGAGTCGCTCAGCTTTGCGGCCAAGGCGGGTCTCGATCTCAAGCAGGCCCACGAGCTCATCGGTTCGGGCGCGGCGGGCAGTTGGGCGTTCGAGAACTACGGACCGATGATCCTCGCCGAGGATTGGCGCCCCGGGTTCTCGGTCGCGAACCAACTCAAAGACTTCGGATACGTGCGGGAAGCCGCCCAGGCGATCGACGCCGCCACGCCCGGAACGGCCACGGTGGATCGGCTCCTCAAGCGCCTTGCCGACGAGGGGCATGGCGATTGGACGACGGCGGGCTTGTTTGACGCGATGCGACGGATGGGGTTCGACGAGTGA
- a CDS encoding prepilin-type N-terminal cleavage/methylation domain-containing protein, with protein sequence MFRKKGFTLIELLVVIAIIAILAAILFPVFAQAKVAAKKTACLSNTKQYVLAVMMYMPDYDDVFPIIQYNNTYEANPNQPTGADQAIGNLVQPYMKNYQILASPGSAAGELERMRDLTDPNTVPYKQAQKELNLAIKADYGLNTQYFSKMGAFCGTAAPSGFKAFGTAQGQVGKPASTIYLVNSVWDRGSSGAPQGGGNWGIDPPCRRTTNNTDTFPPIPPPCTSFFWWGGWNPGSPLAWNVFGGAWPYHNGTIANVGWADGHATPKRIPALTVGCDVQNGWTGAIFDIDQYLWDLN encoded by the coding sequence ATGTTTCGTAAGAAGGGCTTCACCCTTATTGAGCTTCTCGTCGTGATCGCCATCATCGCGATCCTGGCAGCCATTCTCTTCCCGGTCTTCGCGCAGGCGAAGGTCGCGGCCAAGAAGACGGCGTGCCTCTCCAACACCAAGCAGTACGTGCTCGCGGTCATGATGTACATGCCCGACTACGACGACGTCTTCCCGATCATTCAGTACAACAACACGTACGAAGCCAATCCGAACCAGCCCACGGGCGCGGATCAGGCGATCGGCAACCTCGTTCAGCCGTACATGAAGAACTACCAGATCCTCGCGTCTCCCGGCAGTGCCGCGGGCGAGTTGGAGCGGATGAGGGATCTCACCGATCCGAACACCGTGCCCTACAAGCAGGCGCAGAAGGAGCTGAACCTCGCGATCAAGGCGGACTACGGCCTGAACACCCAGTACTTCAGCAAGATGGGTGCATTCTGCGGGACGGCGGCACCGTCGGGCTTCAAAGCGTTTGGCACCGCGCAGGGGCAGGTCGGCAAACCGGCCAGCACGATTTACCTCGTGAACTCGGTTTGGGACCGCGGTTCGAGCGGTGCGCCTCAAGGCGGCGGCAACTGGGGCATCGATCCTCCGTGCCGACGCACGACCAACAACACCGATACGTTCCCGCCGATTCCTCCACCCTGCACCTCGTTCTTCTGGTGGGGAGGCTGGAACCCCGGTTCGCCCCTCGCATGGAACGTGTTTGGTGGCGCTTGGCCCTATCACAACGGCACGATCGCTAACGTCGGCTGGGCCGATGGTCACGCCACTCCCAAGCGCATTCCCGCGCTGACGGTGGGTTGCGACGTCCAAAACGGTTGGACCGGCGCGATCTTCGACATCGACCAGTATCTCTGGGACCTCAACTAA
- a CDS encoding prepilin-type N-terminal cleavage/methylation domain-containing protein — translation MVRKRAFTLIELLVVIAIIAILAAILFPVFAQAKAAAKKTACLSNTKQYLLAVMMYMPDYDDAFPIIQQNWTFEADPNQPNGPDQVIGNLVQPYMKNLQILASPGSGIGEKERMNDLTDPNSVPYGKAQRELNLAVKADYGLNMQYFGRMGAYCGTNNPYGYRGQSPTQSQVAKPASSIYFVNSVWYRENGVPVGGGNWGIDPPCRFDTSNRDTFPRINPPCTSFFWFGAWNPSWPDDWNVFGGAWPYHSGKIANVGWADGHATPKRIPALTLGCDVRDGWTGLVYDLDQYLWDLL, via the coding sequence ATGGTGCGCAAGCGTGCTTTCACCCTTATTGAGCTTCTCGTCGTCATCGCGATCATCGCTATCCTGGCCGCCATTCTCTTCCCGGTGTTTGCCCAAGCGAAGGCCGCCGCCAAGAAGACTGCGTGCCTATCCAACACGAAGCAGTACCTCTTGGCCGTGATGATGTACATGCCGGACTACGACGATGCGTTCCCGATCATCCAACAGAACTGGACTTTCGAGGCTGATCCGAACCAACCCAACGGCCCGGATCAGGTGATCGGCAACCTCGTCCAGCCCTATATGAAGAACCTTCAGATCCTTGCGTCGCCCGGGAGCGGCATCGGCGAGAAGGAGAGAATGAACGATCTCACGGACCCCAATTCCGTGCCGTACGGCAAGGCCCAGCGTGAGTTGAATCTCGCCGTCAAAGCCGACTACGGGCTCAATATGCAGTACTTCGGCCGGATGGGGGCCTACTGCGGGACGAACAACCCCTACGGCTATCGCGGGCAAAGCCCGACGCAGAGCCAAGTGGCCAAACCCGCCAGCTCGATCTACTTCGTCAATTCGGTTTGGTATCGCGAAAACGGCGTACCGGTCGGAGGAGGAAACTGGGGCATCGATCCGCCGTGTCGGTTCGACACCAGCAATCGCGACACCTTCCCCCGCATCAACCCGCCGTGCACGTCGTTCTTCTGGTTCGGCGCGTGGAACCCGTCCTGGCCCGATGATTGGAACGTCTTTGGGGGCGCCTGGCCCTACCACTCCGGGAAGATCGCCAACGTGGGTTGGGCCGACGGCCACGCCACGCCCAAACGGATACCCGCGCTCACGTTGGGATGCGACGTTCGGGACGGTTGGACCGGACTCGTCTACGATCTCGACCAGTACCTGTGGGATCTCCTGTAG
- the gltX gene encoding glutamate--tRNA ligase, producing the protein MSVRVRYAPSPTGSPHVGNIRTALYCHLLAKHQGGTMTVRIEDTDRARLVEGCEAEIFESLEWIGIEWQEGPEKGGPHAPYRQSERQAAGLYAPHIATLLESGHAYKAFETPEELAALREAQQANKEPVGYFGGQWREATADQVARAEVEGKPYVIRLKMPRDRRLTCEDAIRGRIEWEPGLTDDPVLIKADGMPTYHFAAMVDDHLMGTTHIIRGEEWISSAPKHVWLFEAFGWTPPIFVHVPVIKGPDGAKLSKRHGDTRCLDFRSAGYLPEALANFIALIGWSPGGDKELMGPDELVAAFDLSGLQPSPGVFDIEKLNWMNGQFIRQLDPDDLVARVRAFVEHPETAAYWEVPERRAAVPEDALARLARALAEEPEYAGKALPLLQERVVTLADFVEGTAFFFVEQPEMDPKAAEKWLGQPHVPQLFADLVGFLEGTPAVSVEACEQFLRGWAESNGFEKLGPIVHPTRVALTGRTVGPGLFELMSVLGPERMRSRLVP; encoded by the coding sequence ATGTCCGTTCGAGTTCGCTACGCGCCCAGTCCCACCGGCAGCCCCCACGTCGGGAACATCCGGACGGCGCTCTACTGCCACCTGCTGGCGAAGCACCAGGGGGGCACCATGACCGTCCGAATCGAAGACACGGACCGCGCGCGGCTGGTCGAGGGATGCGAGGCCGAGATTTTTGAGAGCCTCGAGTGGATCGGCATCGAATGGCAGGAGGGGCCCGAAAAGGGGGGCCCCCACGCGCCCTATCGCCAGTCCGAGCGCCAAGCGGCAGGCCTGTACGCCCCCCACATCGCGACGCTGCTGGAGTCGGGACACGCCTACAAGGCGTTCGAGACGCCGGAGGAGCTGGCCGCCCTGCGTGAGGCGCAGCAGGCGAACAAGGAGCCGGTGGGTTACTTCGGCGGGCAGTGGCGCGAGGCCACCGCCGACCAAGTGGCGCGGGCCGAGGTCGAAGGCAAGCCCTACGTGATCCGATTGAAGATGCCGCGCGATCGTCGGCTGACGTGCGAGGACGCGATTCGGGGACGCATCGAGTGGGAGCCCGGGCTTACGGACGACCCCGTTTTGATCAAGGCGGACGGGATGCCGACCTATCATTTCGCGGCGATGGTGGACGACCACCTGATGGGCACCACGCACATCATCCGCGGGGAGGAGTGGATCAGCTCGGCTCCCAAGCACGTGTGGTTGTTCGAGGCGTTCGGGTGGACCCCGCCGATCTTCGTGCACGTGCCGGTGATCAAGGGGCCGGACGGCGCGAAGCTCAGTAAGCGCCACGGCGACACCCGGTGCTTGGACTTCCGCAGCGCGGGCTACCTGCCGGAGGCGCTGGCGAACTTCATTGCGCTGATCGGTTGGTCGCCCGGGGGCGACAAGGAGCTGATGGGACCCGACGAGTTGGTGGCGGCCTTCGACCTCTCCGGTCTGCAACCCTCGCCCGGAGTCTTCGACATCGAGAAGCTGAACTGGATGAACGGGCAGTTCATCCGGCAGTTGGATCCCGACGACCTCGTGGCCCGCGTGAGGGCTTTCGTGGAGCATCCCGAGACCGCTGCCTACTGGGAAGTCCCGGAGAGGCGGGCGGCGGTTCCTGAGGACGCTCTGGCGCGTCTGGCGAGAGCATTGGCGGAAGAGCCGGAGTATGCGGGCAAGGCCCTGCCGTTGCTGCAAGAGCGCGTGGTCACGCTTGCCGATTTTGTGGAGGGCACGGCGTTCTTCTTCGTCGAGCAGCCCGAGATGGACCCCAAGGCCGCTGAGAAGTGGCTGGGGCAACCCCACGTGCCCCAACTGTTCGCCGACTTGGTCGGGTTCTTGGAAGGAACGCCTGCGGTCTCGGTCGAGGCGTGCGAGCAGTTCCTGCGGGGTTGGGCGGAAAGCAACGGCTTCGAGAAGTTGGGCCCCATCGTTCACCCGACGCGCGTCGCGCTGACGGGAAGGACCGTCGGCCCCGGCCTATTCGAACTCATGAGCGTGCTGGGGCCGGAGCGGATGCGGTCGCGCTTGGTTCCCTAG
- a CDS encoding GYF domain-containing protein, which translates to MGPLTREQIDELIDGGVIVRDTYVWRNGMPQWQLADSIQELAPNFKAAEPFSAPPPPPMAPGFGMSSAPNLGVTSAPMASRYPSAPPQVAHSGQYAPAFHPLTSDRSRVLAGVLQLLIPGVGRLYLGYAAYGVMQLLLFPCGLGIGWLWSVIDGIVILAGGVKLDGYGRQLSE; encoded by the coding sequence TTGGGACCCCTCACTCGCGAACAGATCGACGAGTTGATCGATGGCGGGGTGATCGTGCGCGACACCTACGTCTGGCGCAATGGCATGCCGCAGTGGCAGTTGGCGGATTCGATCCAGGAGCTAGCCCCCAACTTCAAGGCCGCTGAGCCCTTTTCCGCTCCGCCACCCCCTCCGATGGCGCCTGGATTTGGGATGTCGAGCGCGCCGAACCTCGGCGTCACCAGCGCGCCGATGGCGTCGCGGTACCCCTCCGCCCCTCCCCAAGTCGCCCACAGCGGCCAGTACGCCCCCGCGTTCCATCCGCTCACGAGCGATCGCAGCCGGGTGTTGGCCGGTGTACTCCAGCTCTTGATCCCGGGCGTCGGCCGCCTCTATCTCGGGTATGCGGCCTACGGGGTGATGCAGTTGCTGCTGTTCCCTTGCGGGCTGGGCATCGGTTGGCTCTGGTCGGTGATCGACGGGATCGTGATCCTGGCGGGCGGCGTCAAGCTCGACGGCTACGGCCGACAACTTTCCGAATAG
- a CDS encoding peptidylprolyl isomerase, producing the protein MRGFLALIAILAVAAAALAQTYTPKPGETVMRVAIEGRGNLFIRLFTDEAPKTTTHIVKLAKQGFYDGQRFFRVVRQPRPFLVQIGDPQSRSKDLDDPAMGTGGSGAKIAFEDSGKLNDKAGVVGLSHREGDRDAGDSQFYILLAPSKFLDGNYTVFGQVVAGMDVLQKVEKGDRVTAVTILGG; encoded by the coding sequence ATGAGGGGATTCCTTGCCTTGATCGCCATCCTCGCCGTCGCGGCGGCGGCTCTGGCGCAGACCTACACGCCCAAGCCGGGCGAGACGGTCATGCGCGTGGCCATCGAGGGGCGAGGGAACCTGTTCATCCGCCTCTTCACCGACGAGGCGCCGAAGACGACCACGCACATTGTCAAGCTCGCCAAGCAGGGCTTTTACGACGGACAACGGTTCTTCCGCGTCGTCCGCCAGCCACGCCCATTCCTCGTGCAGATCGGCGACCCCCAATCGCGCAGCAAGGATTTGGACGACCCGGCTATGGGGACGGGCGGCAGCGGGGCGAAGATCGCGTTTGAAGACAGCGGCAAGCTGAACGACAAGGCGGGCGTCGTCGGCCTGTCCCACCGAGAAGGGGACCGGGACGCGGGCGACAGCCAGTTCTACATCCTGCTCGCCCCCTCGAAATTCCTCGACGGCAACTACACGGTCTTCGGCCAGGTCGTCGCCGGCATGGACGTGCTCCAAAAGGTGGAGAAGGGCGATCGCGTGACCGCCGTGACGATTCTGGGGGGATAG
- a CDS encoding ABC transporter permease: MRLLKAISLRLLFGLLSLIFISLVVFVADEVAPGDQATVLAGEKARIEDIQRLREQLGLNRPWPIRYVEWLGDAARLDFGTSYYGTKEPVIDIVKRDLPMTAKLAGLAILLAAGIGILLGTLAAIRENRGADRFVLTVSTLGVTLPNFVLAPILVYIFALKLNRLPQTWAVDRVAPDIYYLILPVIVLAARPMAMLTRLTRASMVDTLKQEFIRTAIAKGVPPARLIFRHALRNAILPVITAIGTSFGFLLTGSFVVERFFVLPGLGREAIEAIQQGNVPVVQACILITGAMFIAINLLVDLLQPMLDPRIREAQI; this comes from the coding sequence GTGCGGCTCCTCAAGGCGATCTCTCTGCGGCTGTTGTTCGGGCTGCTGAGTCTCATCTTCATCTCCCTCGTGGTGTTTGTCGCCGACGAGGTGGCGCCTGGCGACCAAGCCACGGTGCTGGCCGGTGAGAAGGCGCGCATCGAAGACATCCAGCGCTTGCGCGAACAGTTGGGGCTGAACCGACCCTGGCCCATCCGTTACGTCGAATGGCTGGGCGATGCGGCGCGGCTGGACTTCGGCACCAGCTACTACGGCACGAAAGAGCCCGTGATCGATATCGTGAAGCGCGACCTGCCCATGACCGCCAAGCTGGCGGGGCTCGCCATTCTCCTTGCCGCCGGCATCGGCATTCTTCTCGGCACGCTGGCGGCCATCCGCGAGAACCGGGGGGCGGACCGATTCGTTCTGACCGTCAGCACCCTGGGCGTCACGCTGCCCAACTTCGTGCTCGCCCCGATCCTCGTGTACATCTTTGCGCTCAAACTCAACCGCCTTCCCCAAACGTGGGCCGTGGATCGCGTCGCGCCGGACATCTACTACTTGATCCTGCCCGTGATCGTGCTCGCGGCGCGCCCGATGGCGATGCTCACCCGCCTGACCCGCGCCAGCATGGTGGACACGCTGAAACAGGAGTTCATCCGCACGGCGATCGCCAAGGGAGTGCCGCCCGCCCGGCTCATCTTCCGACACGCCCTGCGCAACGCGATCCTGCCGGTGATCACCGCGATCGGAACCAGCTTCGGCTTCCTGCTGACCGGATCGTTTGTCGTCGAGCGTTTCTTTGTGCTTCCGGGATTGGGTCGCGAAGCCATCGAAGCCATCCAGCAAGGCAACGTCCCCGTCGTCCAGGCGTGCATCCTGATCACAGGCGCCATGTTCATTGCGATCAACCTCCTGGTCGATCTGCTTCAACCCATGCTCGATCCGCGCATCCGGGAGGCCCAGATTTGA